The stretch of DNA CAGAGCGGTCAGGGACTGGGCCAACGAGGGGAAGATAATCAGGTGTTGTACAGCGAAAGCCAACGCGGCCACTTATGTCCCGGTCGCTCAATGCCGACAGATTTAGATCAGCAGCTAGGCTTGGGGCCAATTCAGCAAGCTGTGTAAGATTGGTTTGATGGTCAATTGTCCGGCATTCTTTCTCAGCGCAATCAAGATTAAAAGTAGCCCCCATGTGGTGGCGACTCGCAATGGCTGGTCCAATGTAGCCTTTACCGCAAAGTACAGTGTTCAAACTGATATTTGGGTTTGCAGGAATATTGGTTGTTTGGCCTCTGATAGCCTTGAGGGGTAATTCTTGAATGACTTCAAATCGATTTGCGCCGTGGGCGTTGGCGACGATGAGTACTTTGGTGCTAGCGACGAGTTGTTCGTGGTCATCAAACAATAGCCATGCATCATTATCTCGCCGAATCTGCGCTATCTGTACGCCGAGTTTAAGTTCGATATTGGCATGACTGGCCTGTTGCTTGCAGATAACATTTGGCGCGGCCCATCCGCCGGAAGGGAAAAACAGTCCGCCGGTGGTGAGCGTAATTCCAGCGATCTTGCTTGCCTGTTGCGAATTCACTGGCACAACCATGGAGCGGGGCTGCGGGTTACCTGCCATGAATCTAGCTTGACGTCGTTCCTCTTCGGCGTTATAGCCCAGTTGTAACACGCCACAGGCGTGCCAAAACTTTTCGTGGTTTGTCTGAAGCTGCGTGAATTGTCGTTGTGAATAAAGATAACCGGCGGTATAAAAGTCTGAACTGATGCTTGGTTCGGCGGACAGTTTGTTATAAAGGATGCCCTGCTCGTTTCCGGATGCTTCATTTCCCAGTTGTTGGTTACCTTCGCACAAGACCACCTGCCATCCTCGACGCGCAAGACTAACTGCTGCGGATGTTCCTGCAAGGCCGCCACCAATTACCACTGCGTTGCCAATGTCGCTTTGACGATTCTTATTGATTGCAAACCAGGGTGCAGCAACTTGTCTGGTATTAAGTTGGGTTTCATGTGGTTGCGCCGAGACGGGCAGAACTCCCGTTAGCATATGACGCTTACGTCCAAAACCTCGCGTTCGATTAACCTCAAAACCCGCCTTCTTAAGTCCTTCGCGCACAGCCGAAGCCGCAGTAAAGGTACTAAAACTAGTGCCCTCATGGCTCAAGCGGGCGAGTTCCATAAACAAAGTGTTAGACCACATAGGAGGATTTTTTGCTGGCGCGAAACCATCCAAAAACCAGGCATCAATGGTGCCTTGATAGTCTGAGTAGCCCTCCAGCGCATCCCCTAAAAAGAGATTTAGTTCAACCCGGTGATCATAAAAGCTGACATGATGCCAGCCAGCGGTTAATGCTGGATAATCTGAGATTAGGCGTTCAGCATAAATGTTGAGTTCAGGCCAGAAAGAAAGGGCTTTAATTAGGTCATCCCGGCTTAAGGGATACTTTTCAACACTGACAAAGTGAAGCCGACACTCTGGAACAATTTCATCACGTAATTGCCAAGCGCTTAAAAAATTAAGACCAGTACCGAAGCCTGTTTCGCCAATACAAAGGCGTGGGAATGGGGTCTGAGCTAACTGGTTCAGTCGCTTACTAAGGTTATTCTTTTCGAGAAAGACATAACGGGTTTCCGCCAAGCCATTTTGTTTTGAGAAATAAATATCTCCAAACTGGCTTGATACAGGTATCCCGTCTTGATCCCAATCCAGCATGGCGGTGGTTATTGATAGTGACTTTGCTGAGGGGTTAGTCACTGGCTTTTTCTGAATATTCACAAAGGTCTTCGATGATACAGGCGCCGCAACGTGGTTTGCGAGCTACACAGATATAGCGACCGTGCAGAATGAGCCAGTGGTGAGCGTCATGAAGAAACTCCTTAGGCACATGCTTGAGTAATTTTTGCTCGACCTCAAGCACGTTTTTACCGGGCGCAAGTTTTGTTCTATTCGACACCCGAAAAATATGCGTATCGACGGCCATTGTGGGTTGACCGAAAGCAGTATTGAGCACTACGTTAGCGGTTTTTCGGCCGACGCCGGGCAGCGCTTCCAAGGCTTCACGAGTGGTAGGCACTGTCGACTGATGTTTGTCGATAAGGATACGGCAGGTTTTAATAATATTATCGGCTTTGCTATTAAACAAACCGATGGTGCGAATGTATTGCTTAAGGCCGTCCAACCCCAACGCATAAATCGCTTCTGGGGTGTTTGCCATCGGAAATAATTTTGCCGTTGCCTTATTTACGCCGATATCGGTCGCTTGTGCTGAGAGTATGACAGCGATGAGTAGCTCAAAGGGTGATTGATAGGCAAGCTCTGTCGTAGGTTCAGGGTTTTGTGCTCGAAGGCGAGCGAAAATCTGAAAACGCTTTTTGGCATTCATTGGTTGGGACGTGGTGAATTATTTGATTTCGCCTGTGACCCTGACGCGCTTGCTGCGAGATTCTGTTTTCTCTGTGCGAGCGGCCTGTCGTTCTTTGATTCGGGTATCGATGACGCTTTTGGCCGCGATCAATAAACCCATGCCGACAAAAGCACCAGGAGGGAGTATGGCAAATAAAAATCCACGGTAATCATGAATCAGGGTGATTTCCCAGGTGCTGGCAACTGGACCCAGTAAAAGGTGCATATCGGCAAACAGCGTACCTCGACCGATAATTTCACGCATCGCACCTAGAATGAGCAGCACGGACATGAAACCCAAGCCCATCATCAGGCCATCTAGTATGGAGGGTAGAATGGGGTTTTTTCGTGCAAAAGCTTCGGCGCGACCGAGAATAATGCAGTTGGTAACAATCAGGGGAATAAAAATTCCGAGAGACAAATAGAGATCATAAGTAAAGGCTTGACTGAGTAGTTCAACACAGGTAACCAGAGCAGCGATAATCATAACGAAGGCGGGCAAGCGTACAGTATCGGGCACAAAATTGCGGATCAACGAAACCGATAAGTTTGAACCAACTAACACCAGCGTGGTCGCCATACCCAACCCCAATGCATTCACAACAGTTCCGGTAACAGCCAACATAGGACAGAGGCCGAGCAGTTGTACTAACGCAGGGTTATTGTGCCAAAGACCATCGTTAGTGATTTCAATGTAACCTTTAGTGTTCATCTTGTTGACCCTGTTGCGTCGACGTTACTTTCGGAATTGAGTCGTTGCGAGCTTTGTCGGTGAGCAGCATTGCTCGCTTTTCTTCGAAGTATATCAGTGCTTGATGTATCGATTTAACCACGGCCCTAGGTGTAACAGTTGCACCTGTCATTTGATCGAAATAGCCGCCGTCTTTTTTTACCGCCCATTTTTCGTGCACTGGTGAGTTTAAAGACTTACCGTTAAACTGTTTTATCCAGTTTGATTTTTTGATTTCGATCTTATCACCCAGGCCAGGAGTTTCCTGGTGTTCTAGCACCCTAACTCCGATAATCGTGCCATCAGCGGACAGGCCAACAATGCTTTTGATTTTGCCGGTATAGCCGTCAGGCGCAATAGTAGGCAAGATGACGGCAACGGCCTTTTCTTTATTACGTGCGATATAAGCATCCTGTGGACCTTCATCAAGCACTAATCGAGGGTCCTCGACTTTAACTGTATCATCAAGCAGTTCATTGTCGTGCATGTCGAGAGTAATAATTTCATGTAAAGCCTGGGATTTAGCCAATCGTACATTTTCCGTAATACGTGCTTTAGTTTCGAGTTGGGTAAAGGCAATCAAACCGGCAGTCATCACTGCAAAAAGAGCTAAACCCAGAGTGTTCTGACGTATGGACTGTCCTAGCATATGCTTGCCTATTTACCGGTCTGGTGGCCGTATGTGCGCGGCTGTGTGTAAAAATCAATAAAGGGTGCGGCGAAATTCATTAACAATACTGAGAACGCTACCGCATCCGGATAATTACCCCAGGTGCGGATGGTATACACCAGAACACCAATGGCCGCACCATAGTATAGTTTGCCCTTGATACTGGTGGCTGAGGTTACTGGATCGGTGATGATAAAGAAGGCCCCAAGCATAGTGGCTCCACCCAACAGGTGCAGTTGTGGAGATGCGTATTGGTTAGGGTCATACCACCAAAATAACGCGGACATTATGGCAATGCTAGCCAGCATGCTGAGGGGCGCGTGCCAAGTAAAAATCTTGCGATAGAGGAGATATAAGCCGCCAATGAAATAACCAAGGCTGATAAATTGCCAGGCTTGCCAGGACTTAGGGCTGAGTATCGGATCTTTAGCCCACAATTCAAGAGCACTTAATGCCCCCTTATGTTTAAAGGCATCCAAAGGCGTTGCCATAGTAATAGCGTCGAAACCATTGGTCTTAAAAATTGGAAAAATCGTTACTAAGCTGTCAATAAAACTGGGGATTTCTTCAGGTAATGCAGCAAGGGATTTTGGCGCGGACCAAGAGGTCATTTCAAGTGGGAATGCAATCAGCACCAAGGCATAGCCAATCATGGCTGGATTGAAAAGGTTATTGCCCAAACCACCATAGAGATGTTTCGCAATCACAATGGCGAAACTGGTGGCAATCAACGTTAGCCACCAAGGTGCGAAGGGCGGTAGTGCCAGCCCCAAAAGAACTGCTGTTACGAGGGCACTGTAATCGCCGAGATAAAATCCCAGCGGCCGGCCACGCAGTTTAAGCACGATGGTTTCACTTGATAGAGCAACAATTGCCGCCC from Pseudomonadales bacterium encodes:
- a CDS encoding electron transport complex subunit E, giving the protein MNTKGYIEITNDGLWHNNPALVQLLGLCPMLAVTGTVVNALGLGMATTLVLVGSNLSVSLIRNFVPDTVRLPAFVMIIAALVTCVELLSQAFTYDLYLSLGIFIPLIVTNCIILGRAEAFARKNPILPSILDGLMMGLGFMSVLLILGAMREIIGRGTLFADMHLLLGPVASTWEITLIHDYRGFLFAILPPGAFVGMGLLIAAKSVIDTRIKERQAARTEKTESRSKRVRVTGEIK
- the nth gene encoding endonuclease III yields the protein MNAKKRFQIFARLRAQNPEPTTELAYQSPFELLIAVILSAQATDIGVNKATAKLFPMANTPEAIYALGLDGLKQYIRTIGLFNSKADNIIKTCRILIDKHQSTVPTTREALEALPGVGRKTANVVLNTAFGQPTMAVDTHIFRVSNRTKLAPGKNVLEVEQKLLKHVPKEFLHDAHHWLILHGRYICVARKPRCGACIIEDLCEYSEKASD
- the mnmC gene encoding bifunctional tRNA (5-methylaminomethyl-2-thiouridine)(34)-methyltransferase MnmD/FAD-dependent 5-carboxymethylaminomethyl-2-thiouridine(34) oxidoreductase MnmC, translated to MNIQKKPVTNPSAKSLSITTAMLDWDQDGIPVSSQFGDIYFSKQNGLAETRYVFLEKNNLSKRLNQLAQTPFPRLCIGETGFGTGLNFLSAWQLRDEIVPECRLHFVSVEKYPLSRDDLIKALSFWPELNIYAERLISDYPALTAGWHHVSFYDHRVELNLFLGDALEGYSDYQGTIDAWFLDGFAPAKNPPMWSNTLFMELARLSHEGTSFSTFTAASAVREGLKKAGFEVNRTRGFGRKRHMLTGVLPVSAQPHETQLNTRQVAAPWFAINKNRQSDIGNAVVIGGGLAGTSAAVSLARRGWQVVLCEGNQQLGNEASGNEQGILYNKLSAEPSISSDFYTAGYLYSQRQFTQLQTNHEKFWHACGVLQLGYNAEEERRQARFMAGNPQPRSMVVPVNSQQASKIAGITLTTGGLFFPSGGWAAPNVICKQQASHANIELKLGVQIAQIRRDNDAWLLFDDHEQLVASTKVLIVANAHGANRFEVIQELPLKAIRGQTTNIPANPNISLNTVLCGKGYIGPAIASRHHMGATFNLDCAEKECRTIDHQTNLTQLAELAPSLAADLNLSALSDRDISGRVGFRCTTPDYLPLVGPVPDRSAFLSDYASLRKNALFQTTVRGTYLPGLYLSVGHGSKGLTSCPLAGELIAAYINQEPFPISTQLTHALNPGRFLIRSLKRNKI
- the rsxG gene encoding electron transport complex subunit RsxG, producing the protein MLGQSIRQNTLGLALFAVMTAGLIAFTQLETKARITENVRLAKSQALHEIITLDMHDNELLDDTVKVEDPRLVLDEGPQDAYIARNKEKAVAVILPTIAPDGYTGKIKSIVGLSADGTIIGVRVLEHQETPGLGDKIEIKKSNWIKQFNGKSLNSPVHEKWAVKKDGGYFDQMTGATVTPRAVVKSIHQALIYFEEKRAMLLTDKARNDSIPKVTSTQQGQQDEH
- the rsxD gene encoding electron transport complex subunit RsxD → MALLRVTSPHLIRPGKTGDVMLLVILATLPGLTMLTYYFGWGNLINIVWAAIVALSSETIVLKLRGRPLGFYLGDYSALVTAVLLGLALPPFAPWWLTLIATSFAIVIAKHLYGGLGNNLFNPAMIGYALVLIAFPLEMTSWSAPKSLAALPEEIPSFIDSLVTIFPIFKTNGFDAITMATPLDAFKHKGALSALELWAKDPILSPKSWQAWQFISLGYFIGGLYLLYRKIFTWHAPLSMLASIAIMSALFWWYDPNQYASPQLHLLGGATMLGAFFIITDPVTSATSIKGKLYYGAAIGVLVYTIRTWGNYPDAVAFSVLLMNFAAPFIDFYTQPRTYGHQTGK